One stretch of Candidatus Binatia bacterium DNA includes these proteins:
- the phoA gene encoding alkaline phosphatase, translated as MMAQLPSRVAKLRARAAFSGLLCAVFLAGCAAQFFGAHSPPRAANVILLIGDGMGDAEITAARNYLVGSGSRLVMEQLPAYGRLTTFAVVENAPDIPDYVVDSAASATAWATGKKTSVGRLSTAAQTGELLPTILERAQQAGIPVGVVTTSEVTDATPAALLAHVNARSCQGPSDMKSCPEFRRERGGPGSIAEQIVAQRAALVFGGGRQRFEQKPTGSDRTLLDIARASGFTVVTRAEELHGIADPPILGLFASSDLDKLWKGEPARPYPGSGPQRCLEGQRPSEQPTLEIMTEQALRILERLGAQRKRPFFLQVEGANIDKSAHAAEPCAQIGETAEFDRTVALVWRYAQRHGNTLVIVTADHAHATQIVPHPFAGARHPGLLSTLVTREGGLLTLGYGTSSAGASQTHTGTDVPVFAFGPYSHSLAGHHDQTFLFRTIAAALDLDI; from the coding sequence ATGATGGCGCAGCTTCCCTCGCGGGTTGCGAAACTCCGAGCCCGAGCGGCATTTTCCGGGTTACTCTGTGCCGTTTTTTTGGCCGGGTGTGCGGCGCAGTTTTTCGGCGCACACTCGCCGCCGCGCGCTGCCAACGTGATTCTGCTGATCGGGGACGGAATGGGCGATGCAGAAATCACTGCGGCCCGCAATTACCTCGTGGGCTCCGGCAGCCGCTTGGTGATGGAGCAGCTTCCGGCCTACGGCCGCTTGACAACCTTTGCAGTCGTGGAAAATGCACCGGACATCCCGGATTACGTGGTCGATTCGGCCGCGAGTGCTACCGCCTGGGCCACCGGCAAGAAAACCAGCGTGGGACGCCTCTCCACCGCCGCGCAGACCGGCGAGTTGCTTCCCACGATCCTCGAACGGGCGCAGCAAGCAGGCATTCCCGTGGGTGTGGTGACGACCTCTGAGGTCACGGACGCAACCCCGGCCGCTTTGCTTGCCCACGTGAATGCCCGCAGTTGTCAGGGGCCCAGCGACATGAAAAGCTGCCCCGAGTTTCGCCGCGAGCGGGGCGGACCCGGCTCGATCGCCGAGCAAATCGTTGCGCAGCGGGCCGCGCTCGTGTTCGGGGGCGGTCGCCAGCGTTTCGAGCAAAAGCCCACCGGTAGCGACCGTACACTCCTCGATATCGCGCGTGCATCGGGGTTCACCGTGGTGACACGAGCGGAGGAACTGCATGGCATTGCAGACCCACCGATTCTCGGCCTGTTCGCGAGCAGCGATCTCGACAAACTTTGGAAAGGCGAACCGGCACGCCCGTATCCGGGCAGTGGTCCCCAGCGCTGCCTGGAAGGCCAGCGGCCATCAGAGCAGCCCACACTGGAAATAATGACCGAACAGGCTCTGCGCATTCTGGAGCGACTCGGCGCGCAACGCAAACGGCCGTTCTTCCTTCAAGTCGAAGGCGCGAACATCGACAAAAGCGCACACGCAGCCGAGCCGTGCGCGCAAATCGGCGAGACCGCAGAGTTCGACCGCACCGTGGCCTTGGTGTGGAGGTATGCGCAGCGACACGGCAATACCTTGGTGATCGTTACCGCCGATCATGCCCACGCCACGCAAATCGTCCCGCATCCTTTTGCCGGGGCGCGCCATCCCGGGCTGCTGAGCACGCTCGTGACCCGAGAGGGGGGCTTGCTCACCTTGGGTTACGGCACCAGCTCCGCCGGAGCCTCGCAGACACACACGGGCACCGACGTCCCGGTCTTTGCCTTTGGTCCTTACAGCCACTCGCTTGCCGGCCACCACGACCAAACCTTCTTGTTCCGCACCATCGCCGCGGCTCTCGACTTGGATATCTGA
- the ribF gene encoding riboflavin biosynthesis protein, whose protein sequence is MTLDNPSMRIWRHLEQLGKRFPNPVLTLGNFDGVHRGHQAIVRRTVELARQLQGTALALTFEPHPVAVLMPARAPARLMDLHTRVACLFELGLDHVVVQRFSREFASIEPEPFVRDWLIGNLGLRAIVVGHRVRFGHLRRGDATLLRRLGQEHGLVVEIIGKVEVKGRLVSSSAVRTAVQEGKLDLATEMLGRLHTFAGRVIRGHNRGKQLGFPTANLDIRGLVLPPDGVYAVEVCWDRRWRPAVANIGKNPTFGDRERSLEVHILDFSGDLYGRRLWVRFLRFLRGEIRFPRVELLVEQIHKDIAEARALFRDRS, encoded by the coding sequence GTGACGTTAGACAATCCCTCAATGCGCATTTGGCGACACCTGGAGCAGCTCGGCAAGCGATTTCCCAACCCCGTATTGACGCTGGGGAATTTCGACGGCGTTCACCGTGGCCATCAGGCCATCGTTCGGCGCACCGTGGAGTTGGCTCGGCAGTTACAAGGCACAGCCTTGGCGCTTACCTTCGAGCCCCACCCGGTGGCGGTATTGATGCCCGCGCGCGCGCCGGCACGGCTCATGGACTTGCACACGCGTGTGGCCTGCCTGTTCGAACTCGGGCTGGATCACGTGGTGGTGCAGCGATTCTCGCGCGAGTTTGCCAGCATCGAGCCCGAACCCTTCGTGCGCGATTGGCTGATCGGGAACCTGGGCCTGCGCGCAATCGTCGTGGGGCACCGCGTGCGTTTTGGCCACCTGCGTCGCGGCGATGCGACTTTGCTGCGGCGATTGGGGCAGGAGCACGGTTTGGTCGTGGAAATCATTGGTAAAGTCGAGGTCAAAGGGCGCCTGGTGAGCAGCAGTGCGGTGCGCACTGCTGTGCAGGAGGGGAAGTTGGATCTCGCTACCGAGATGCTCGGGCGGCTGCACACATTTGCGGGCCGAGTGATTCGGGGCCACAATCGTGGCAAGCAGCTCGGTTTCCCCACCGCCAATCTCGATATTCGCGGGTTGGTGTTGCCACCCGACGGTGTGTACGCCGTCGAAGTGTGCTGGGATCGCCGTTGGCGTCCGGCCGTCGCGAACATCGGCAAGAACCCGACGTTCGGCGATCGGGAGCGTAGCTTGGAGGTGCACATCTTGGATTTTTCCGGCGACCTGTATGGCCGGCGCCTCTGGGTGCGTTTTCTCCGCTTCCTGCGCGGCGAAATTCGTTTTCCGCGAGTGGAGCTGCTAGTAGAGCAAATCCACAAGGATATCGCAGAAGCACGCGCCTTGTTTCGTGACCGCTCATGA
- a CDS encoding 2-amino-4-hydroxy-6-hydroxymethyldihydropteridine diphosphokinase — protein sequence MPHQVFIAIGSNLGDRKANHLEAIRRIAELPHTRVVKQSSFYESEPHGDATQWFVNSVIEVQTDLSPEELLRKLQAIEEEMGRKRVKGKKWGNRVIDLDILFYEGLVIHKRNLKLPHPEIPNRKFVLLPLSELAPTLRHPELDKTVVELLATTKDNKRIHLYRGN from the coding sequence ATGCCTCATCAGGTTTTCATCGCAATCGGATCGAACCTCGGCGACCGTAAAGCCAATCACTTGGAGGCCATTCGCCGCATTGCGGAGTTGCCGCACACGCGCGTCGTGAAGCAGTCTTCCTTTTACGAAAGCGAGCCGCACGGAGATGCCACGCAGTGGTTCGTGAATTCCGTCATCGAGGTGCAGACGGATCTGTCTCCCGAGGAACTCCTGCGGAAGTTGCAGGCAATCGAGGAGGAGATGGGGCGAAAGCGGGTGAAGGGCAAGAAGTGGGGAAATCGGGTCATCGACTTGGATATCTTGTTTTACGAGGGGTTGGTGATCCACAAACGAAACCTCAAGTTGCCCCACCCTGAAATACCCAACCGGAAGTTCGTGCTGCTGCCATTGAGCGAGTTGGCGCCCACGTTGCGTCATCCCGAACTGGACAAGACTGTGGTGGAGTTGTTGGCCACGACCAAAGATAATAAGCGGATCCACTTGTACCGTGGGAATTGA
- a CDS encoding acyl-CoA synthetase encodes MNYDALYSGFRWTPPVHFNFTEDVVGHWARDRGRLALFWVSETGEERRFTYWDVYRQSCRFARTLQGLGVAPGDPVMVVLGKRPEWFFAVLGALRAGALVIPCTASLRAKDIRYRAQHSGARVIVTEPDCLEPVEAVRRECDTLQHFVLAGGTAAEWHSWDDLLLGAQATGHLPTTRADAPALCFYTSGTTKDPKAVLHAHAYTWAHRYTGLYWLDLAPGDLHWTTADTGWAKAAYGVLFGPWSTGATVFQYGGRFDPQRELQLLQDYEITVFCAPPTEYRLLVKENLHHYRFPRLRHCTGAGEPLNPEVIAVWREHVGPTIHDGYGQTETTLLVANLPGMEIRPGSMGKPFPGHEVRVIDDAGRELSPGEVGDVALRGRTPSLFREYWKNPEESQACWRGPWYVTGDRARIDEDGYFWFVGRADDVIISAGYRIGPFEVESALLEHPAVLESAVVASPHPERGSIVKAFVRLRPGIEPSGELVRELQEHVKRTTAPYKYPREIEFVEDLPKTVSGKIRRVELRQRELERKRTQGSAP; translated from the coding sequence ATGAACTACGATGCGCTTTACTCGGGTTTTCGCTGGACGCCGCCGGTCCACTTCAACTTTACCGAAGACGTTGTCGGCCACTGGGCGCGCGACCGCGGCCGACTCGCCTTGTTTTGGGTTTCCGAAACCGGTGAGGAACGACGCTTTACCTACTGGGACGTGTATCGCCAGAGTTGCCGCTTCGCCCGCACCTTGCAGGGGCTCGGGGTCGCGCCCGGTGATCCGGTCATGGTCGTACTGGGCAAACGTCCCGAGTGGTTCTTCGCCGTCCTCGGCGCCCTCCGAGCCGGCGCGCTAGTGATCCCATGCACGGCTAGCTTGCGAGCCAAGGATATTCGCTACCGCGCCCAGCATAGCGGGGCACGTGTCATCGTCACCGAACCGGATTGCTTGGAACCAGTCGAGGCGGTTCGTCGCGAGTGCGATACCCTGCAGCACTTCGTGCTTGCCGGAGGAACTGCAGCCGAGTGGCACTCGTGGGACGATCTTCTCCTGGGCGCGCAGGCTACTGGGCACCTACCCACTACCCGCGCGGATGCCCCGGCCCTCTGCTTTTACACCTCGGGAACGACCAAAGACCCCAAAGCAGTGTTGCACGCCCACGCTTACACCTGGGCCCACCGTTACACTGGCCTGTACTGGCTCGACCTCGCACCCGGCGATCTCCACTGGACAACCGCCGATACCGGTTGGGCGAAAGCGGCCTACGGGGTGTTATTCGGCCCATGGAGCACGGGCGCTACCGTCTTCCAATACGGAGGCCGGTTCGACCCGCAGCGGGAGCTCCAACTCCTACAAGACTACGAGATCACCGTCTTTTGCGCGCCTCCCACCGAATATCGCTTGCTGGTGAAGGAAAACCTGCACCACTACCGCTTCCCTCGCTTGCGCCACTGTACCGGCGCAGGCGAGCCTTTGAATCCCGAAGTGATCGCCGTTTGGCGGGAACACGTTGGTCCGACGATCCACGATGGATACGGGCAAACCGAAACCACGCTGCTGGTGGCCAATCTTCCCGGCATGGAGATTCGCCCTGGTTCCATGGGTAAGCCTTTCCCCGGACACGAAGTTCGCGTCATCGATGACGCCGGTCGCGAACTTTCTCCCGGAGAAGTGGGCGACGTCGCTCTGCGCGGGCGCACGCCCTCGTTGTTTCGCGAGTACTGGAAGAATCCCGAGGAGTCCCAGGCGTGCTGGCGCGGCCCATGGTACGTCACGGGCGACCGCGCACGGATCGATGAAGACGGGTATTTTTGGTTCGTCGGCCGTGCCGACGACGTGATCATCAGCGCTGGGTACCGCATTGGTCCGTTCGAAGTGGAAAGCGCGCTACTGGAACACCCCGCTGTCCTCGAATCCGCCGTGGTGGCCAGCCCTCATCCGGAACGCGGGAGCATCGTCAAGGCCTTTGTCCGCTTGCGGCCGGGAATCGAACCCAGCGGGGAACTCGTGCGGGAGTTGCAAGAGCACGTCAAACGCACGACCGCCCCGTACAAGTACCCGCGCGAAATCGAGTTCGTGGAGGACCTCCCCAAAACCGTGAGCGGCAAGATCCGCCGCGTGGAGCTACGCCAGCGAGAACTCGAACGGAAACGCACACAAGGCTCCGCCCCGTAG
- a CDS encoding hypothetical protein (possible pseudo, internal stop codon, frameshifted), with product MGFLGWAERFFLGWGTSWIERVMTPNGACYVSRHFRGRARAPRHAPPRTRPYPPETNGKTERFIQTLLGVWASSRPYRSSARRTRALRLWLRYCNERQPRRSLGMTPPLHALLALTQNNLCGPTARERPDAGSAGPTSGSRLSACGSSPGPHRGCRATNRPSPAKAARPVATDASPHRWRQSTSPATWCSGSGCSSAYARPRCAAALAPAYPPTAAGGHHVLDGTLLCVRERPHLGAHRPSKLSHHYGVHPVRLG from the coding sequence GTGGGCTTTCTCGGATGGGCCGAGCGATTTTTCCTCGGTTGGGGTACGTCCTGGATTGAACGGGTGATGACCCCCAACGGAGCCTGCTACGTCTCGCGGCACTTCCGTGGGCGCGCTCGAGCGCCGCGGCATGCGCCACCCCGCACCCGTCCCTACCCGCCCGAAACCAACGGCAAGACCGAACGCTTCATCCAGACCCTGCTTGGGGTCTGGGCGTCAAGCCGTCCCTACCGCAGCTCCGCGCGTCGCACTCGGGCGCTTCGGCTGTGGCTTCGCTACTGCAACGAACGCCAACCCCGTCGCTCCCTGGGAATGACCCCTCCGCTCCATGCCCTCCTGGCCTTGACCCAAAACAACCTGTGTGGACCCACAGCGAGGGAGCGACCTGACGCCGGCTCAGCAGGCCCAACGTCGGGTAGTAGGCTATCAGCGTGCGGCTCGTCACCGGGGCCACATCGGGGATGCCGCGCAACAAATCGTCCTTCACCCGCCAAAGCTGCCAGGCCTGTAGCCACCGACGCATCTCCTCATCGATGGCGCCAATCTACTTCTCCAGCCACGTGGTGCTCCGGGTCAGGCTGCTCTTCAGCATATGCGAGGCCGCGCTGCGCAGCCGCTCTTGCACCCGCATATCCACCAACTGCCGCCGGCGGTCACCATGTCCTCGATGGCACGCTGCTCTGCGTTCGGGAGCGGCCGCACCTGGGGGCGCACCGCCCGAGCAAACTCAGCCACCACTATGGCGTCCACCCGGTCCGTCTTGGCTAG
- a CDS encoding aminotransferase, which yields MAQAQVFPPPTRLLLGPGPSMVHPRVLQAMSTPLVGHLDPAFLAIMEETKRLLRWLFQTANELTIPISGTGSAGMETCFANLLEPGDEAVVCVNGLFGQRMAEVARRCGARVQEVAAPWGRIVEPDDVRSALRQCRKPKIVAAVHAETSTGVLQPLEDLCELAREHGALFVADTVTSLGGHPVNVDRWGIDAAYSGTQKCLSAPPGLAPVTFSSAALAAVRARRQPVQSWYLDVSLLSQYWGSERVYHHTAPITMNYGLLEALRLIEAEGLDRRWQRHRRNHEALAAGLEALQLRFASQEGHRLWTLNCVRIPDGVDDLGVRRALLDEFGIEIGGGLGPLKGNTWRIGLMGESSTEANVLALLAALERILPRFGWRVGPGAAVSAAQQVLASSDCDSKG from the coding sequence ATGGCACAAGCACAAGTGTTCCCCCCACCCACGCGGCTGCTGTTGGGGCCAGGCCCGAGCATGGTCCACCCGCGCGTGTTGCAGGCAATGAGCACACCGCTGGTGGGCCACCTCGATCCCGCTTTTCTCGCCATCATGGAAGAAACCAAGCGATTGCTGCGCTGGCTATTCCAGACCGCCAACGAGCTCACGATTCCGATCTCCGGCACGGGCAGTGCCGGAATGGAAACTTGCTTTGCAAATCTTCTCGAGCCGGGAGACGAGGCAGTTGTGTGTGTCAACGGCCTCTTCGGGCAGCGCATGGCAGAAGTGGCGCGACGGTGCGGCGCTCGCGTGCAGGAAGTGGCCGCCCCTTGGGGGCGAATCGTCGAGCCCGACGACGTGCGCTCTGCTTTGCGCCAGTGTCGTAAGCCCAAGATTGTCGCGGCGGTGCACGCCGAAACCTCCACGGGTGTGCTGCAGCCTCTGGAGGATCTCTGCGAGCTTGCTCGCGAGCATGGCGCGTTGTTCGTCGCCGACACGGTGACTTCCTTGGGCGGACACCCCGTAAATGTGGACCGATGGGGCATCGATGCGGCGTACAGCGGCACGCAAAAGTGCCTGAGTGCCCCGCCGGGGCTCGCCCCAGTGACGTTCTCCTCCGCAGCTCTGGCGGCTGTTCGTGCTCGGCGCCAGCCTGTACAAAGCTGGTATCTCGACGTGTCGTTGCTCTCGCAATACTGGGGCAGCGAGCGCGTGTACCATCACACAGCTCCCATCACGATGAACTATGGGCTGCTCGAGGCCCTACGTTTGATCGAGGCGGAGGGCCTCGATCGCCGCTGGCAGCGCCACCGGCGCAATCACGAAGCCCTCGCCGCCGGTTTGGAAGCGCTGCAACTTCGCTTTGCCTCGCAGGAGGGGCACCGACTGTGGACCCTCAACTGCGTCCGCATACCCGACGGGGTGGACGACCTCGGCGTTCGGCGTGCGCTGCTGGACGAATTCGGTATCGAAATTGGCGGAGGTTTGGGACCTCTGAAAGGAAACACTTGGCGCATCGGCCTGATGGGAGAATCGAGTACCGAGGCAAACGTCTTGGCCTTGCTCGCAGCACTCGAACGCATTTTGCCGCGCTTTGGGTGGCGCGTCGGGCCCGGAGCCGCGGTGAGTGCCGCACAGCAAGTGTTGGCGAGCTCGGACTGTGACTCGAAGGGGTAA
- a CDS encoding transporter, with translation MLALFTRFFLALVFSRWRRVTWVGLAALVAGASWSVRFLEVDHTNESLNVPDAERTATLEQFRAAFGNDEDLLVAWYDPALTTAPGLERVARLTERLQNLEGVRSVFSLTNARQIVTGDTGAMLVPLIAPPYSRSEIRNEIQAATTRIPELVGWLISADLTTTGIWISLHEEATHPLRSARVIASIRKEIGELQREGIAAHLTGVAVQKHDVTAFIQRDERTLLPLAVLLLGVVLWLYFRSLIAVLVPLGVAGLTVLLVQAGMALLGVRVNAITSLLPPVLLVLAVTPSVHLLHFWLRAETPRESEARATAMFDHLLWRCLLCAATTASGFVALAITPMPAVREFGVAAAAGSLAGVFFALWLTPCAALIFAPRQHWREGSETGEWRIVQHFLAWCSRVSVRQPAAVLTVGIVCGLGVGAGIARLHNNTDLVRFLKPGAAVREDTFWIDRHLGGPYPLDFVVTRSDGERLARAADWQRLAAWANAAQSDPAVSGSLSLATFLQHLYAAEYRLPRPALPGDDDVVEELLDLLAASPAQELTRRLLSTDQTTTRFQVRLHALGTAEVARAAQRLLALGQHYMGPEYRLRVTGSLYYLARDSNQLVRQQIQSFALSFLLVGLLMAFSAGSLRAGIVALIPNVLPIVMTAGLLGWLGIDLSTGTAMIAAAAMGLVVDDTIHYIGAFRKNALSSLSPAEAAQRTTQSTGPALIANNLVLVAGFWVGAAGSFLPTIYFSLFTGVALLLALLYDLLVTPACLLLLVRR, from the coding sequence ATGCTCGCTCTCTTCACTCGCTTTTTCCTCGCTCTTGTATTTTCCCGGTGGCGGCGAGTGACGTGGGTCGGGCTGGCTGCCCTGGTCGCCGGAGCCAGTTGGTCTGTTCGCTTCCTCGAAGTGGATCACACCAACGAGTCACTGAACGTCCCCGATGCGGAGCGAACGGCAACACTGGAACAATTCCGCGCGGCATTTGGCAACGACGAGGATTTGCTCGTGGCTTGGTACGACCCCGCCTTGACTACCGCACCCGGCCTAGAACGAGTCGCGCGTTTGACCGAACGACTGCAGAACCTCGAGGGCGTACGGAGCGTCTTTTCGCTCACCAATGCCCGGCAAATCGTTACCGGCGACACCGGCGCCATGCTGGTGCCGCTGATTGCTCCACCTTACAGCCGCTCGGAAATCCGCAACGAAATTCAAGCCGCAACCACGCGCATTCCAGAATTGGTCGGGTGGCTCATCTCGGCCGACCTGACCACCACCGGTATCTGGATCAGCCTCCACGAGGAAGCCACACACCCGTTACGTTCCGCACGAGTTATTGCATCCATCCGCAAAGAGATCGGCGAACTGCAACGCGAGGGGATTGCCGCCCATCTCACCGGGGTCGCCGTGCAAAAACACGACGTCACCGCATTTATCCAGCGCGACGAACGCACTCTGTTGCCTTTGGCCGTGCTCCTGCTGGGAGTCGTTCTCTGGTTGTACTTCCGTTCCCTTATCGCTGTTCTCGTGCCGTTGGGTGTGGCCGGCCTGACCGTTTTGCTGGTGCAAGCCGGGATGGCTCTCCTCGGCGTTCGCGTCAACGCCATCACCTCGCTCCTGCCTCCGGTCTTGTTGGTGCTGGCGGTCACTCCGTCGGTTCACCTTCTTCACTTTTGGCTGCGGGCTGAGACTCCCCGCGAGTCCGAAGCGCGCGCTACAGCCATGTTCGATCACCTGCTCTGGCGCTGCCTTCTTTGTGCCGCCACAACGGCTTCCGGTTTTGTCGCGCTGGCGATCACCCCCATGCCGGCGGTGCGAGAGTTCGGAGTGGCCGCAGCCGCAGGCTCGCTCGCAGGTGTGTTTTTCGCCCTCTGGCTCACCCCATGCGCCGCCCTCATCTTCGCCCCCCGCCAACACTGGCGCGAAGGGTCAGAAACGGGCGAATGGCGCATTGTGCAGCATTTTCTCGCATGGTGCAGCCGAGTATCCGTGCGCCAGCCGGCAGCGGTGTTGACGGTAGGCATCGTGTGCGGCCTCGGCGTGGGCGCGGGCATCGCGCGGCTGCACAACAACACCGATCTCGTGCGCTTCCTCAAACCGGGTGCAGCCGTCCGGGAAGACACGTTTTGGATCGACCGCCATCTGGGCGGCCCCTATCCGCTGGATTTCGTGGTCACGCGCTCGGACGGAGAGCGCCTGGCCCGAGCCGCCGATTGGCAGCGCCTGGCTGCTTGGGCAAACGCCGCGCAGAGCGACCCGGCGGTGAGCGGCTCTCTCAGCCTCGCCACTTTCTTGCAGCATTTGTACGCGGCCGAGTATCGCCTTCCTCGCCCGGCACTGCCGGGCGACGACGATGTGGTCGAGGAACTCCTCGATTTGCTAGCCGCCAGCCCTGCGCAAGAGCTAACTCGCCGCTTGTTGTCTACAGACCAAACGACCACGCGCTTCCAGGTGCGGCTGCACGCGCTCGGCACAGCCGAGGTGGCCCGCGCTGCGCAGCGGCTGCTGGCGTTGGGACAGCACTACATGGGCCCAGAATATCGCTTGCGGGTCACGGGTTCGCTGTATTACCTCGCCCGCGATTCCAACCAGCTCGTGCGACAGCAGATACAGAGTTTTGCCCTGAGCTTTTTGCTGGTTGGCCTTCTTATGGCCTTCAGCGCCGGCTCGCTGCGCGCGGGCATCGTCGCGCTCATTCCGAACGTTTTGCCCATTGTGATGACCGCCGGCTTGCTCGGATGGCTCGGGATCGACCTGAGCACAGGGACGGCGATGATCGCCGCGGCGGCGATGGGGCTCGTGGTGGACGACACGATCCACTACATCGGTGCGTTCCGGAAGAACGCGCTGAGCTCGCTCAGTCCTGCCGAGGCGGCCCAAAGAACCACACAGAGCACGGGCCCAGCGCTCATCGCGAACAACCTCGTGCTGGTCGCCGGGTTCTGGGTAGGTGCGGCCGGAAGCTTTCTGCCAACCATTTATTTCTCCTTATTCACCGGAGTCGCTTTGCTACTGGCGCTCTTGTACGACTTACTCGTCACGCCTGCGTGTTTGCTTTTACTCGTGCGACGATGA
- a CDS encoding pseudouridine synthase, translating to MSVLHERFTVDEDARQQRLDRYLASLGRWGSRARVQKLIDAGQVLLDGQPVRARSLLRPGQTIEIRWQPVEEEVTVRPEPMPLQVVFEDNWLLVIDKPAGLVVHPTPTHKGGTLVHGLLHRWQGQQPPGLDPLRPGIVHRLDKDTSGLLIVAKDPETLTALGRQFHQRRVDKEYWAAVWGLPHRASGTVDAPIARDPVHRKRMAVVRQGGRSARSTYRLLVHRHPISWVAVYPETGRTHQIRVHMAHLGHPIVGDSLYGRARKLPAGVTLHRQALHAAALSFTHPVSGERLSFRSPLPPDLEPLWRYCSSDDAAPRSL from the coding sequence ATGAGTGTTCTGCACGAACGATTCACCGTAGACGAGGATGCGCGCCAGCAGCGCCTCGACCGGTACTTGGCCTCGCTGGGGCGATGGGGTTCGCGCGCGCGTGTGCAAAAACTCATTGACGCTGGGCAAGTTTTGCTCGACGGCCAGCCTGTTCGCGCCCGCTCTTTGCTGCGTCCCGGCCAAACGATCGAAATTCGCTGGCAGCCAGTCGAAGAGGAAGTCACCGTACGCCCGGAGCCGATGCCATTGCAGGTCGTATTCGAGGACAATTGGCTTCTGGTCATCGACAAGCCTGCTGGTTTGGTGGTGCACCCCACGCCGACCCACAAAGGGGGGACGCTCGTGCACGGATTGCTCCACCGCTGGCAAGGGCAGCAGCCGCCGGGGTTGGACCCGCTCCGCCCGGGCATCGTGCACCGGTTGGACAAGGATACCTCCGGACTGCTGATCGTGGCCAAAGACCCGGAGACCTTGACCGCACTGGGCCGGCAATTTCATCAGCGCCGCGTTGACAAAGAATATTGGGCGGCCGTGTGGGGTCTGCCGCATCGTGCCTCGGGCACGGTGGATGCCCCGATTGCGCGGGATCCCGTACATCGCAAGCGGATGGCCGTGGTTCGTCAGGGCGGCCGATCGGCGCGCTCGACCTACCGTCTATTGGTGCATCGCCATCCGATCAGTTGGGTGGCCGTCTATCCGGAAACCGGGCGCACGCACCAGATCCGGGTCCATATGGCGCATCTCGGCCACCCCATCGTGGGGGATTCGTTATACGGGCGCGCGCGCAAGCTGCCGGCGGGAGTGACTCTGCATCGTCAGGCATTGCATGCCGCCGCGCTCAGCTTCACGCATCCGGTCAGTGGCGAGAGGTTGTCGTTCCGTTCGCCGCTCCCGCCCGACCTCGAACCGTTGTGGCGTTATTGTTCCAGCGACGACGCCGCGCCGCGCTCGCTGTGA
- the dapL gene encoding LL-diaminopimelate aminotransferase encodes MRAAERLKKIPPYLFMELRQKIAKARAEGADVISLAIGDPVEPTPEPVVEELARAARDPANHRYPTDEEKGMFAFREAVARWYARRYGVEVDPATEVIALIGSKEGCHHFVLARVNPGEVVLMTDPGYPAYRASILIGGGEPYSVPIRSEDGYLPQFADIPTEVAKRASAMFLNYPNNPTGATATRRFLAELVDFARSYDIAVCYDNPYSEIVFDGERPLSFLSIPGAKDVGIELNSLSKPFNMTGWRLGMALGNRDLIAAISKVKENTDSGVFNAIQYAGIVALERCSDNIRHMLEIYQRRRKFVLETLTELGIRFTPGRGTFYLWVPAPEGMSSIEFATFLFEKAHVVVAAGAAYGQYGEGYVRFSLTVPDDRLAEAMQRLRNALK; translated from the coding sequence ATGCGGGCAGCGGAACGGCTCAAGAAAATTCCGCCCTACCTGTTCATGGAACTGCGCCAGAAAATTGCCAAGGCTCGCGCCGAAGGTGCCGACGTGATCAGCTTGGCCATTGGCGATCCGGTAGAGCCTACCCCCGAACCGGTGGTCGAGGAGCTGGCACGGGCCGCCCGTGATCCAGCAAACCACCGCTACCCTACCGACGAAGAAAAGGGCATGTTTGCCTTTCGCGAAGCCGTGGCGCGCTGGTACGCGCGCCGGTACGGGGTGGAAGTTGACCCGGCCACGGAGGTCATCGCTCTCATTGGCTCGAAAGAGGGATGCCACCATTTCGTCTTGGCGCGAGTCAACCCCGGTGAAGTCGTACTCATGACTGACCCGGGCTACCCCGCCTATCGGGCCAGCATCCTGATTGGCGGCGGCGAACCTTACAGCGTCCCGATCCGCAGCGAGGATGGCTATCTGCCTCAGTTTGCCGACATTCCCACGGAAGTCGCCAAACGCGCCAGTGCCATGTTTCTAAACTACCCGAACAACCCGACGGGGGCGACGGCGACCCGCCGGTTCCTCGCCGAACTTGTGGACTTTGCCCGCTCCTACGATATCGCCGTTTGCTACGACAACCCCTACAGCGAAATTGTTTTCGACGGAGAGCGTCCCCTGAGTTTCCTCTCGATTCCCGGGGCGAAAGACGTGGGCATCGAGCTGAATTCTCTCTCCAAGCCATTCAACATGACGGGCTGGCGCTTGGGAATGGCATTGGGCAACCGCGATCTCATTGCCGCGATTTCGAAGGTCAAGGAGAATACCGACTCCGGCGTCTTCAACGCGATTCAATACGCCGGGATCGTGGCGTTAGAGCGTTGCAGCGACAACATTCGGCACATGCTCGAAATCTACCAGCGCCGCCGCAAGTTCGTTTTGGAAACGCTCACGGAACTGGGCATCCGCTTTACCCCGGGTCGGGGCACGTTTTATCTTTGGGTTCCCGCGCCGGAAGGCATGAGCAGCATCGAGTTTGCCACGTTCCTGTTCGAAAAGGCCCATGTAGTCGTGGCTGCAGGAGCGGCTTACGGCCAATACGGCGAGGGCTACGTGCGCTTCTCCCTCACGGTGCCCGACGACCGCCTGGCAGAGGCCATGCAACGGCTGCGGAATGCCTTGAAATAA